The sequence below is a genomic window from Actinokineospora baliensis.
CCCTCCCCGCCGCGCGCCGCGAACTCGCCATCGGCGACGCCGGACTGCTGCTGGCTGCGGTGGTGCCCCGCCTGGAACGCGACCTGGCCGCCGCGGGCTCGGGCCTGACCGTGCGCGTGCACATCGACCCCGCCGCGGCCGCGCTGGTCGCGATGCTGCGCTCCGGCAGGCTCGACGCGGCGATCATCAGCGACGTCGTCGGTTTCGAGTTGCCCAAGACCGCCGCCGTGCACCGGGTGACCGTCGTGCCGGTCGAACCCGTGTTCATCGCCCTGGCCGCCCACCACCGGCTCGCCGCCCACCCCACGGTCGACCTCACCGACCTCGCCGACGAGGCCTGGATCGTCAACCCCTACGACAACCCGGGGTGGATGGCCTCCGTCCGCGCCGCCTGCGCCCACCGCGGCTACCAACCCCGCATCGCCTACGAGAGCAGCCACATGGCGGGCGCCCGCGCGTTCGTCGCCACCGGCACCTGCGTGGCCATCGCGGATCCGCTCTCGGTGGAGGACCTCGGCGTCGTCTTCCGGCCCCTGGCAGGCGACCCGATCCGCGGCCGGATCGATCTCGCCTGGGTCGACCAGTGCCCGGTCCCGGCCGACCTGCTGCGCCGGGTGGTGGCCGAGGAGTACCGGGCCTTGGCCGAGCGCAACACCGGCTACCGCCGCTGGTGGGCCGAGCACGGACAGGTCTTCGTCTGAGCCGAGGCCACCTCGCCACCGACCCCGGACGGCCCGCGCGGGCCGCGGTGGGGCTAAGCGGGAATCAGACCAAGGGGCTGATTGCCGCTCCACTCGGCCCGTGGGAGCCTCTACGCACAACCGGCCGGGGTCGAGCGAGGAGTCGATGCTGTGGAGGGTGACGGGGCCATCACCCGGGGCCTGCTCTCCGGTCTGCGGCTCGACGAGCTGCTGGGGGAGTTGCACGAACGGCTCGGTGCGGTGATGAGCACCCGTGACAGCCTCCAGGGCCTGCTCGACGCGGTGATGGCGGTTGGTGCGGGGCTTGAGCTCGACTCGACCTTGCAGCGGATTGTCCAGGCGGCGGTCAACCTCGTCGACGCCCGGTACGGCGCGTTGGGCGTGCTCGGCGAGACCGGTGGCCTCGCCCGTTTCGTCAACGTCGGGATCGATCCGAAGCAGCGGGCCATGATGGGGCACCTGCCGGAGGGGCGCGGGCTGCTCGGTCTGCTCATCGAACACCCCGAGCCGATCCGGCTCTCGGACCTCACCCAGCACCCCGCGTCCGTCGGCTTCCCGCCCAACCACCCCGCCATGGGCAGTTTCCTGGGCGTACCGGTCCGCATCCGCGGCGAGGTCTACGGCAACCTGTACCTCACCGAGAAGCGCGGCGACGCCGAGTTCACCGCCGACGACGAGGCCGTGGTCAGCGCACTGGCCTCCGCGGCGAGCGTCGCGGTGGAGAACGCGCGGCTGTTCGAGCGCTCCCGCGAACGCGAGCGCTGGCTCGCCGCGGCCGCCGAGGTCAACGAGGGGTTGCTGCGCGGGGTGTCGCAACGGGAGTCCCTCGACCTGATCGCGCGCCGCGTCGCGGAGCTGACGGATGCTGATTGTGTGCTGATCCTGTTGGAGGCCGAGGAGCTCCTGCGGGTCGGTGCGGCCACCGGTCGGCTGGGGGAGTGGCTGACCGACGCCGAGGTGACCGCGCTCGGCCCGCTGATCGAGGAGACGACCGCCGCCGAGGCGCCCCGGGTGGTCGCCGACCTGGGGGTGGAGACCTCGGGCGGCCGGGTCGCCGACCTGCTCGGCCCCTGCGTGCTGGTCCCGCTCACCGGCACCGGCGGTGTCCTGGTGACCGCCAGGCAGAAGGGCGCGGCCCCGTTCCCCGCCGACCGGGTGCCGCTGCTCGGCTCGTTCGCGGGCCAGGCGGCGGTGGCGCTGGAACTGGCCGAGAAGCAGCGCTCCCAGCGGCTGCTCGACGTCCTGGCCGACCGCGACCGCATCGCCCAGGACCTGCACGACCACGTCATCCAGCGCCTCTACGCGACCGGCATGAGCCTGCAGGGCACGCTGCGCCGCATCGACGACCCCGAGGTCCGCGCCCGCGTGCACCGCTCGGTCGAGCAGTTGGACCAGACCGTCCGCGAGATCCGCACCTCCATCTTCGACCTGCAGGCCGTCGACGACCCCGCCTCCCTGCGCCGCCGCATGCTCGACGCCGTCGCCGAGATCGCCGCCGACCAGCCGGTCACCCCCTCGGTCAGCATGTCCGGCGCCATCGACACCCTGGTCCCGCCCGAGGTCGGCGACCACGCGCTGGCCGCCCTGCGCGAGGCGGTGAGCAACGCCGTGCGGCACAGCCGGGCGAACACCATCACCGTCGTCGTCTCCGCCGCCGACGACCTCGTGGTCGAGGTGATCGACGACGGCAAGGGCATCGGCACCACCACCCGCCGCAGCGGCCTGGAGAACCTCACCCGTCGAGCCCGCCAGTGCCAGGGCACCTGCGAAGCCACCCCCGGCCCCGACGGCATCGGAACCCACCTCCGCTGGCGCGTCCCCCTCGGCTAATGTGGACTGTCCACACAGTACTTCCGGCCGCTTCTCAGCGCCCCCGGCGCAGTTCGGCGGCGAGTACGGCGGCCTGGGTGCGGCGCTGCATGTTGAGCTTGGCCAGCAGGTGCGAGACGTAGTTCTTGACGGTCTTCTCGGCCAGGAACATGCGCTCGCCGATCTGCCGGTTGGTCAAGCCCTCGCCGATCAGCTCGAACACCGTCCGCTCCTGGTCGGTCAGCGTCGCGATCGGGTCGTCCTCGGTGCGCTCCCGCCGGATCCGGTCCAGCAGCGCCGCGGTGGTCCTCGGGTCCAGCAGCGACCCACCGGCGCCCACGGTGCGGACCGCGGCGACCAGGTCGGTCCCCAGCACCTGCTTGAGCACGAACCCCGCCGCGCCCGCCAGGATCGCGTCGAACAGGGCCTCGTCGTCGGCGTAGGAGGTGAGCATCAGGCAGCGCAGGTCCGGCATGACCGACCGCAGTTCGCGGCACAGCTCCACCCCGGTCCCGTCCGGCAGCCGCACGTCGAGCACCGCCACATCCGGCTTGGCGTCCGGCACCAGCACCAACGCCTCACCCGCCGACGCCGCCTCCCCGACGACCTCGATGTCCGGGTAGTCCAGCAGCTCGGCCACCCCGCGCCGCACGATCTCGTGGTCGTCGACGAGGAACACCCGGATTCCCATCACGTCTCCCGCTCAGCTCGGACCGGTACCACCCCACTCTAGGTGCGCCCCGCCCGCCTGACCCAAGCCCAGCGGCACGTCCGGATGAGGACCAAAGTCCCGACGGGGACCACCTGGGCCGAGGCCGACGGCCCGGGTCTCACCGTCGTGTTGGTGGCCGCCCGGCCGGATAGGAAGGGGGGTACGCGTGGCTACCTTGCCGTTCGGTCACCCGGGCCTGGTGTTGTGGCGGTCGAGCGGCATCGGCTTACTGGCCTCGGTGTCACTCGGCGTGCGGTGAGCCCAGCCGGGCAAGGCCGAACCGCGCATTGCCCTCGCGCGGAGACACGCTAACCGCACGCCGTCGCTGGGCAGGCATGTCCCGGCGACCGTGAAGGCTTGCTCGCGTTGCGGGACTCCACCGACAGTTGCTGGCGGTCGTGTTCGAGGGCGGCCCGCTGGCGGTTTTGCCACGGTGGAGGATACGGCGGCCGACAAGGTTCGCGCGGATATGGCGATGCGGCGGGTCCGCTCGAAGCGCGCCGCGGGCAACAGCGTCGTTCTTGTCTCAGCCGGTCGGCGGGCGTGCACGCCCCGCCGACCCCTCGACGACGTGGTCGTCGAGGGGTGGGCGAACCACTAGCGGGGCAGGGTGCAGCCTGGGCGGGTGAGGACGAACTGGTTGCCGGGGCCGATGCAGGCCACGATGTCGTAGGTCTGCTGGGCGTAGCCGATCCCGGACCGGACGGTGACCTGGCCGGTTTGCGAGACCTCACACGGGTTGTTCTGCGTGCACCGGCCGCCGCTCTCGTTGATCGTGTTGTTCACGCCGACGACCTTGCCCGAGGCGGTGTCGATGATCGGCGACCCCGAGGTGCCGCCGATGACGTTGCAGGGGCGGGTGTAGCGGATGGAGTCCTTCCAGGTCCAGCTGCCTTCCTTGAGCTGGTAGGCGAACCCGTCCACCGCGCAGGTGTAGATCCGCTTCCAGTAGCCGGAGACGACCTGGATGCCGGTGCCCTGCGCGGGCCTGGTGGCCGACAGGTCGAGCGCGCGGGAGCGGTACTGCTGCTGGATCTGCGCGTAGGTCGAGCTGAGCTGGTAGAACGCCGCGTCGGTGTTCTTCATCGTGGCGTAGGCGAGTTTGGTGGCCCGCAGCGTGCCCAGCGATTGACCGGAACCGTTGAGCAGGGTGAACGAGCGGCTCGACGACTGGTTGACGATGACCTCGTTGGCGCCCATGAGCTTCACGCAGTGCCCGTTGGTCAGCACCAGCGCCGGGTCGCTGTCCACGGCGGCGGGTGGGCGGACCACCGAGCCAGAACAGTTGTCCAGCGCCACAATCCCGGTGAAGTCCGCGTACGCCGCCGCACCGGCCGGGGCGGCGAGCACGGCCGCCGCGGCCAGTGCGGTGGCGAGCACGCCGACCACTCGCTTGATCATGGAAGTTCCTTCCGGTAGCAGGGTTGCCACCATGCAGGGTTGACGTCCCGGCGTTCACTCACCACCCCCGTTCGGGTGGCAACGCCGACCGGACAATCCAGATCCCCCAGTCTGAAGAGGAGGAATCCGGCGCCGAACCCCTTCATTCGCAACGCGTTCACAGTGGGAACGCTGGGAATGCGTTGCCCGCCAACCCACCCCGCACACAGCCGCGGCCCCCTCCCGATGTGGGAAGGGGCCGCTGCGGCGCTGTCTGCTTACTTGGTGGCGAGGGCCTTGAGGCCGGCGTAGTCACCGGCGCCGAGGAGGCGGCGGGAGGTGTCGCAGGGGGAGCTGGCCGGGGTCATGGTCTGGGTGGCGTTGTTGGTCTGGTCGACGTGGCCGAGGCCCGCGGTGTGGAGGCG
It includes:
- a CDS encoding LysR family transcriptional regulator, with translation MDLEVRHLRVLLAVADEGSITRAAAALGLSQPSLTAQVRRIERAVGEPVFVRGHTGVQTTQFGRGLLSRARAVLREMDHLLVNSLPAARRELAIGDAGLLLAAVVPRLERDLAAAGSGLTVRVHIDPAAAALVAMLRSGRLDAAIISDVVGFELPKTAAVHRVTVVPVEPVFIALAAHHRLAAHPTVDLTDLADEAWIVNPYDNPGWMASVRAACAHRGYQPRIAYESSHMAGARAFVATGTCVAIADPLSVEDLGVVFRPLAGDPIRGRIDLAWVDQCPVPADLLRRVVAEEYRALAERNTGYRRWWAEHGQVFV
- a CDS encoding GAF domain-containing sensor histidine kinase translates to MEGDGAITRGLLSGLRLDELLGELHERLGAVMSTRDSLQGLLDAVMAVGAGLELDSTLQRIVQAAVNLVDARYGALGVLGETGGLARFVNVGIDPKQRAMMGHLPEGRGLLGLLIEHPEPIRLSDLTQHPASVGFPPNHPAMGSFLGVPVRIRGEVYGNLYLTEKRGDAEFTADDEAVVSALASAASVAVENARLFERSRERERWLAAAAEVNEGLLRGVSQRESLDLIARRVAELTDADCVLILLEAEELLRVGAATGRLGEWLTDAEVTALGPLIEETTAAEAPRVVADLGVETSGGRVADLLGPCVLVPLTGTGGVLVTARQKGAAPFPADRVPLLGSFAGQAAVALELAEKQRSQRLLDVLADRDRIAQDLHDHVIQRLYATGMSLQGTLRRIDDPEVRARVHRSVEQLDQTVREIRTSIFDLQAVDDPASLRRRMLDAVAEIAADQPVTPSVSMSGAIDTLVPPEVGDHALAALREAVSNAVRHSRANTITVVVSAADDLVVEVIDDGKGIGTTTRRSGLENLTRRARQCQGTCEATPGPDGIGTHLRWRVPLG
- a CDS encoding response regulator, with translation MGIRVFLVDDHEIVRRGVAELLDYPDIEVVGEAASAGEALVLVPDAKPDVAVLDVRLPDGTGVELCRELRSVMPDLRCLMLTSYADDEALFDAILAGAAGFVLKQVLGTDLVAAVRTVGAGGSLLDPRTTAALLDRIRRERTEDDPIATLTDQERTVFELIGEGLTNRQIGERMFLAEKTVKNYVSHLLAKLNMQRRTQAAVLAAELRRGR
- a CDS encoding S1 family peptidase, producing the protein MIKRVVGVLATALAAAAVLAAPAGAAAYADFTGIVALDNCSGSVVRPPAAVDSDPALVLTNGHCVKLMGANEVIVNQSSSRSFTLLNGSGQSLGTLRATKLAYATMKNTDAAFYQLSSTYAQIQQQYRSRALDLSATRPAQGTGIQVVSGYWKRIYTCAVDGFAYQLKEGSWTWKDSIRYTRPCNVIGGTSGSPIIDTASGKVVGVNNTINESGGRCTQNNPCEVSQTGQVTVRSGIGYAQQTYDIVACIGPGNQFVLTRPGCTLPR